In the Sarcophilus harrisii chromosome 1, mSarHar1.11, whole genome shotgun sequence genome, one interval contains:
- the ACSBG2 gene encoding long-chain-fatty-acid--CoA ligase ACSBG2 isoform X1: MPNEYTLCAAVAESGPGPVLLKSYETLPESLALDNISVNSASSSGTNSLHVPEKGKTENTQEKEPKAETHPPKMGEDGHALWTVRRDGEVRLRIEKFGFGSETPMTIHQFVKEAVVRYGQYMALGSKKKDRWHMLSYTEYYYECRKAAKSFLKLGLERFHGVGILGFNAAEWLIADIGAIFAGGLAVGIYTTNSPEACEYVLNHSQTNILVLENETQLQKILQIKEKLSHLKAIIQYRGKIKEKAPDLYSWDEFMALGKDVPDEKLEEILDSQKPNQCCTLIYTSGTTGQPKGVMLSHDNITWTSGMATSSLTLNSPPSHQEIVVSYLPLSHVAAQMMDIWLPMKIGGTTYFAQPDALKGTLSTTLREVRPTAFLGVPRVWEKMQEKMKEAGASSSSFKRKVATWAKSVGLQQNVKRMNGESDFSLRYHLAKWLVYSKVQYALGLDRCAQYFSGAAPITKDTLEFFLSLDIPVCELYGMSESTGPHTITHRDCFRLMSCGKVMHGCKNMIYQKDHEGVGEVCFWGRHVFMGYLDMEEKTREAIDEKGWLHSGDLGKMDSEGFLYITGRIKELIITAGGENVPPVPIEDLVKEKIPIISFAMLVGDKAKFLSMLLTLKCQVNLDTGEPEDDLSPEALEFCRKLGSKSKKVSDIVNGKDPLVYEAIEKGIEAVNKEATSNAQRIQKWMILNKDFSIVGGELGPTTKLKRPVVAKMYQEQIESFYQ; the protein is encoded by the exons CTCTGGGACAAACAGTCTCCATGTTCCAGAAAAGGGTAAAACTGAAAATACTCAAGAAAAGGAACCTAAAGCAGAAACTCATCCACCCAAAATGGGGGAAG ATGGTCATGCTCTCTGGACCGTGCGGCGGGATGGAGAAGTCCGACTAAGAATAGAGAAATTTGGCTTTGGGAGTGAGACTCCGATGACCATCCATCAGTTCGTGAAGGAAGCAGTTGTCAGATATGGCCAGTACATGGCTCTTGGATCGAAGAAGAAAGACCGCTGGCACATGTTGTCTTACACAGAGTATTACTACGAGTGCCGGAAGGCTGCCAAGTCTTTTCTCAAG CTTGGCCTTGAGCGCTTCCATGGCGTGGGGATCCTGGGATTTAATGCCGCAGAGTGGCTCATCGCTGACATTGGCGCCATTTTCGCTGG GGGATTGGCTGTTGGCATTTATACCACTAATTCTCCTGAAGCTTGTGAGTACGTCCTTAACCACTCTCAGACCAACATCTTGGTGCTGGAGAATGAAACACAGTTACAGAAGATTCTCCAG attaaggaaaaattaagtCATCTGAAAGCAATTATCCAGTACAGGgggaagatcaaagaaaaggctCCAGACCTTTATTCC TGGGATGAATTCATGGCCCTGGGGAAGGATGTGCCCGATGAAAAGCTGGAAGAAATCCTCGACTCACAGAAGCCCAACCAGTGCTGCACACTGATCTATACCTCAGGGACCACCGGGCAGCCTAAGGGGGTGATGCTCAGTCATGACAAC ATCACATGGACGTCCGGCATGGCCACAAGCAGCCTGACCTTGAATTCCCCTCCGAGCCATCAGGAGATTGTGGTGAGCTATCTCCCCCTCAGCCATGTGGCGGCCCAGATGATGGACATCTGGTTACCCATGAAGATTGGGGGGACCACATACTTTGCTCAGCCTGATGCACTCAAG GGCACCTTGTCCACGACCTTACGGGAGGTGAGGCCCACGGCCTTCCTGGGTGTGCCCCGTGTCTGGGAGAAGATGCAGGAGAAGATGAAGGAAGCTGGCGCCAGTTCTTCCTCGTTCAAGAGGAAGGTGGCCACGTGGGCCAAGTCTGTTGGTCTTCAGCAAAACGTGAAACGGATGAACGG GGAGTCCGATTTTTCCCTGCGGTACCATCTAGCCAAGTGGCTGGTGTATTCCAAAGTCCAATATGCCCTGGGCCTAGACCGCTGTGCTCAGTACTTCAGCGGGGCTGCGCCCATCACCAAGGACACCCTGGAGTTTTTCCTGAGCTTAGACATCCCCGTGTGCGAGCTGTACGGCATGAGTGAGAGCACAGGGCCCCACACCATCACCCACCGAGACTGCTTCCGGCTGATGAG CTGTGGGAAGGTAATGCACGGCTGCAAAAACATGATCTACCAGAAGGACCACGAGGGCGTCGGGGAGGTCTGCTTCTGGGGCCGCCACGTCTTCATGGGCTACCTCGACATGGAAGAAAAGACCAGGGAGGCCATCGATGAAAAGGGCTGGCTCCACTCGGGAGACCTCGGGAAGATGGACAGCGAGGGCTTCCTTTATATCACCGGCAGGATCAAAG AGCTCATCATCACGGCTGGAGGGGAGAACGTCCCCCCCGTCCCCATCGAGGACCTGGTCAAGGAGAAGATCCCCATCATCAGCTTTGCCATGCTGGTGGGCGACAAGGCCAAGTTTCTCAGCATGCTCCTAACTCTTAAG TGCCAGGTCAACCTAGACACTGGGGAACCTGAGGATGACCTTTCACCCGAAGCCCTGGAATTTTGCCGGAAATTGGGGAGCAAATCAAAAAAAGTATCAGACATTGTGAATGGCAAAGATCCCCTTGTCTATGAAGCCATCGAGAAGGGCATTGAAGCGGTCAACAAGGAGGCTACCTCCAATGCCCAAAGGATCCAGAAGTGGATGATATTAAATAAGGATTtttccattgttggtggagagcTGG GTCCCACTACAAAACTGAAGAGGCCCGTAGTGGCCAAAATGTACCAAGAACAGATCGAGAGCTTCTACCAATAG
- the ACSBG2 gene encoding long-chain-fatty-acid--CoA ligase ACSBG2 isoform X3 has product MGEDGHALWTVRRDGEVRLRIEKFGFGSETPMTIHQFVKEAVVRYGQYMALGSKKKDRWHMLSYTEYYYECRKAAKSFLKLGLERFHGVGILGFNAAEWLIADIGAIFAGGLAVGIYTTNSPEACEYVLNHSQTNILVLENETQLQKILQIKEKLSHLKAIIQYRGKIKEKAPDLYSWDEFMALGKDVPDEKLEEILDSQKPNQCCTLIYTSGTTGQPKGVMLSHDNITWTSGMATSSLTLNSPPSHQEIVVSYLPLSHVAAQMMDIWLPMKIGGTTYFAQPDALKGTLSTTLREVRPTAFLGVPRVWEKMQEKMKEAGASSSSFKRKVATWAKSVGLQQNVKRMNGESDFSLRYHLAKWLVYSKVQYALGLDRCAQYFSGAAPITKDTLEFFLSLDIPVCELYGMSESTGPHTITHRDCFRLMSCGKVMHGCKNMIYQKDHEGVGEVCFWGRHVFMGYLDMEEKTREAIDEKGWLHSGDLGKMDSEGFLYITGRIKELIITAGGENVPPVPIEDLVKEKIPIISFAMLVGDKAKFLSMLLTLKCQVNLDTGEPEDDLSPEALEFCRKLGSKSKKVSDIVNGKDPLVYEAIEKGIEAVNKEATSNAQRIQKWMILNKDFSIVGGELGPTTKLKRPVVAKMYQEQIESFYQ; this is encoded by the exons ATGGGGGAAG ATGGTCATGCTCTCTGGACCGTGCGGCGGGATGGAGAAGTCCGACTAAGAATAGAGAAATTTGGCTTTGGGAGTGAGACTCCGATGACCATCCATCAGTTCGTGAAGGAAGCAGTTGTCAGATATGGCCAGTACATGGCTCTTGGATCGAAGAAGAAAGACCGCTGGCACATGTTGTCTTACACAGAGTATTACTACGAGTGCCGGAAGGCTGCCAAGTCTTTTCTCAAG CTTGGCCTTGAGCGCTTCCATGGCGTGGGGATCCTGGGATTTAATGCCGCAGAGTGGCTCATCGCTGACATTGGCGCCATTTTCGCTGG GGGATTGGCTGTTGGCATTTATACCACTAATTCTCCTGAAGCTTGTGAGTACGTCCTTAACCACTCTCAGACCAACATCTTGGTGCTGGAGAATGAAACACAGTTACAGAAGATTCTCCAG attaaggaaaaattaagtCATCTGAAAGCAATTATCCAGTACAGGgggaagatcaaagaaaaggctCCAGACCTTTATTCC TGGGATGAATTCATGGCCCTGGGGAAGGATGTGCCCGATGAAAAGCTGGAAGAAATCCTCGACTCACAGAAGCCCAACCAGTGCTGCACACTGATCTATACCTCAGGGACCACCGGGCAGCCTAAGGGGGTGATGCTCAGTCATGACAAC ATCACATGGACGTCCGGCATGGCCACAAGCAGCCTGACCTTGAATTCCCCTCCGAGCCATCAGGAGATTGTGGTGAGCTATCTCCCCCTCAGCCATGTGGCGGCCCAGATGATGGACATCTGGTTACCCATGAAGATTGGGGGGACCACATACTTTGCTCAGCCTGATGCACTCAAG GGCACCTTGTCCACGACCTTACGGGAGGTGAGGCCCACGGCCTTCCTGGGTGTGCCCCGTGTCTGGGAGAAGATGCAGGAGAAGATGAAGGAAGCTGGCGCCAGTTCTTCCTCGTTCAAGAGGAAGGTGGCCACGTGGGCCAAGTCTGTTGGTCTTCAGCAAAACGTGAAACGGATGAACGG GGAGTCCGATTTTTCCCTGCGGTACCATCTAGCCAAGTGGCTGGTGTATTCCAAAGTCCAATATGCCCTGGGCCTAGACCGCTGTGCTCAGTACTTCAGCGGGGCTGCGCCCATCACCAAGGACACCCTGGAGTTTTTCCTGAGCTTAGACATCCCCGTGTGCGAGCTGTACGGCATGAGTGAGAGCACAGGGCCCCACACCATCACCCACCGAGACTGCTTCCGGCTGATGAG CTGTGGGAAGGTAATGCACGGCTGCAAAAACATGATCTACCAGAAGGACCACGAGGGCGTCGGGGAGGTCTGCTTCTGGGGCCGCCACGTCTTCATGGGCTACCTCGACATGGAAGAAAAGACCAGGGAGGCCATCGATGAAAAGGGCTGGCTCCACTCGGGAGACCTCGGGAAGATGGACAGCGAGGGCTTCCTTTATATCACCGGCAGGATCAAAG AGCTCATCATCACGGCTGGAGGGGAGAACGTCCCCCCCGTCCCCATCGAGGACCTGGTCAAGGAGAAGATCCCCATCATCAGCTTTGCCATGCTGGTGGGCGACAAGGCCAAGTTTCTCAGCATGCTCCTAACTCTTAAG TGCCAGGTCAACCTAGACACTGGGGAACCTGAGGATGACCTTTCACCCGAAGCCCTGGAATTTTGCCGGAAATTGGGGAGCAAATCAAAAAAAGTATCAGACATTGTGAATGGCAAAGATCCCCTTGTCTATGAAGCCATCGAGAAGGGCATTGAAGCGGTCAACAAGGAGGCTACCTCCAATGCCCAAAGGATCCAGAAGTGGATGATATTAAATAAGGATTtttccattgttggtggagagcTGG GTCCCACTACAAAACTGAAGAGGCCCGTAGTGGCCAAAATGTACCAAGAACAGATCGAGAGCTTCTACCAATAG
- the ACSBG2 gene encoding long-chain-fatty-acid--CoA ligase ACSBG2 isoform X2: MPNEYTLCAAVAESGPGPVLLKSYETLPESLALDNISVNSASSSGTNSLHVPEKGKTENTQEKEPKAETHPPKMGEDGHALWTVRRDGEVRLRIEKFGFGSETPMTIHQFVKEAVVRYGQYMALGSKKKDRWHMLSYTEYYYECRKAAKSFLKLGLERFHGVGILGFNAAEWLIADIGAIFAGGLAVGIYTTNSPEACEYVLNHSQTNILVLENETQLQKILQIKEKLSHLKAIIQYRGKIKEKAPDLYSITWTSGMATSSLTLNSPPSHQEIVVSYLPLSHVAAQMMDIWLPMKIGGTTYFAQPDALKGTLSTTLREVRPTAFLGVPRVWEKMQEKMKEAGASSSSFKRKVATWAKSVGLQQNVKRMNGESDFSLRYHLAKWLVYSKVQYALGLDRCAQYFSGAAPITKDTLEFFLSLDIPVCELYGMSESTGPHTITHRDCFRLMSCGKVMHGCKNMIYQKDHEGVGEVCFWGRHVFMGYLDMEEKTREAIDEKGWLHSGDLGKMDSEGFLYITGRIKELIITAGGENVPPVPIEDLVKEKIPIISFAMLVGDKAKFLSMLLTLKCQVNLDTGEPEDDLSPEALEFCRKLGSKSKKVSDIVNGKDPLVYEAIEKGIEAVNKEATSNAQRIQKWMILNKDFSIVGGELGPTTKLKRPVVAKMYQEQIESFYQ; the protein is encoded by the exons CTCTGGGACAAACAGTCTCCATGTTCCAGAAAAGGGTAAAACTGAAAATACTCAAGAAAAGGAACCTAAAGCAGAAACTCATCCACCCAAAATGGGGGAAG ATGGTCATGCTCTCTGGACCGTGCGGCGGGATGGAGAAGTCCGACTAAGAATAGAGAAATTTGGCTTTGGGAGTGAGACTCCGATGACCATCCATCAGTTCGTGAAGGAAGCAGTTGTCAGATATGGCCAGTACATGGCTCTTGGATCGAAGAAGAAAGACCGCTGGCACATGTTGTCTTACACAGAGTATTACTACGAGTGCCGGAAGGCTGCCAAGTCTTTTCTCAAG CTTGGCCTTGAGCGCTTCCATGGCGTGGGGATCCTGGGATTTAATGCCGCAGAGTGGCTCATCGCTGACATTGGCGCCATTTTCGCTGG GGGATTGGCTGTTGGCATTTATACCACTAATTCTCCTGAAGCTTGTGAGTACGTCCTTAACCACTCTCAGACCAACATCTTGGTGCTGGAGAATGAAACACAGTTACAGAAGATTCTCCAG attaaggaaaaattaagtCATCTGAAAGCAATTATCCAGTACAGGgggaagatcaaagaaaaggctCCAGACCTTTATTCC ATCACATGGACGTCCGGCATGGCCACAAGCAGCCTGACCTTGAATTCCCCTCCGAGCCATCAGGAGATTGTGGTGAGCTATCTCCCCCTCAGCCATGTGGCGGCCCAGATGATGGACATCTGGTTACCCATGAAGATTGGGGGGACCACATACTTTGCTCAGCCTGATGCACTCAAG GGCACCTTGTCCACGACCTTACGGGAGGTGAGGCCCACGGCCTTCCTGGGTGTGCCCCGTGTCTGGGAGAAGATGCAGGAGAAGATGAAGGAAGCTGGCGCCAGTTCTTCCTCGTTCAAGAGGAAGGTGGCCACGTGGGCCAAGTCTGTTGGTCTTCAGCAAAACGTGAAACGGATGAACGG GGAGTCCGATTTTTCCCTGCGGTACCATCTAGCCAAGTGGCTGGTGTATTCCAAAGTCCAATATGCCCTGGGCCTAGACCGCTGTGCTCAGTACTTCAGCGGGGCTGCGCCCATCACCAAGGACACCCTGGAGTTTTTCCTGAGCTTAGACATCCCCGTGTGCGAGCTGTACGGCATGAGTGAGAGCACAGGGCCCCACACCATCACCCACCGAGACTGCTTCCGGCTGATGAG CTGTGGGAAGGTAATGCACGGCTGCAAAAACATGATCTACCAGAAGGACCACGAGGGCGTCGGGGAGGTCTGCTTCTGGGGCCGCCACGTCTTCATGGGCTACCTCGACATGGAAGAAAAGACCAGGGAGGCCATCGATGAAAAGGGCTGGCTCCACTCGGGAGACCTCGGGAAGATGGACAGCGAGGGCTTCCTTTATATCACCGGCAGGATCAAAG AGCTCATCATCACGGCTGGAGGGGAGAACGTCCCCCCCGTCCCCATCGAGGACCTGGTCAAGGAGAAGATCCCCATCATCAGCTTTGCCATGCTGGTGGGCGACAAGGCCAAGTTTCTCAGCATGCTCCTAACTCTTAAG TGCCAGGTCAACCTAGACACTGGGGAACCTGAGGATGACCTTTCACCCGAAGCCCTGGAATTTTGCCGGAAATTGGGGAGCAAATCAAAAAAAGTATCAGACATTGTGAATGGCAAAGATCCCCTTGTCTATGAAGCCATCGAGAAGGGCATTGAAGCGGTCAACAAGGAGGCTACCTCCAATGCCCAAAGGATCCAGAAGTGGATGATATTAAATAAGGATTtttccattgttggtggagagcTGG GTCCCACTACAAAACTGAAGAGGCCCGTAGTGGCCAAAATGTACCAAGAACAGATCGAGAGCTTCTACCAATAG